GAACGCCGTGCCCCGGCGCGGGTCGCCTGCGATCGCGCCGCGTGGGGGATCAGGATGCTCGCGAGCGACGTGGGCAGGATCCGGAGCGGGGTCGTGATGCGGCTGCCGCTTGCGTAGAGGCCGGACTGGTGAGCACCGGCGAGCCCGGCGACCAGGGCCGCGTCGACGTTGCGCGCCTGCGTGGCGACGGAGTTCACCCAGTAGGGACGGGCCGCGCGGAGCACCTCAAGGGTGCTGACGGTCGCCTCGCCCAGGGCACGGTCGCGCGTCGCCCATCGAGCAGCGGCGTTGGCCACGAAGGCGGCGATGGCGGAGGCCATCGAGAAAGCGAGGACCGGTGAGTCGGTGAATGGTGCCCACGCGGCGAAGATCGCGATGGACAGGGCTCGCCGCCCGACGATGTTCTGCACGTTGACCTTCGCGTCACCGTCCGCGAAGGCGAGGGACAACCGCACGTCGGCGTTGCGCTCGAGAGCGGCCCAGAGCGCGAGCGGCAGCATCTGGAAGTACACGGGGTCCAGCAGCCAACCGGCGACGAGCAGGCCGGCCGCTAGCAGGCCGAGGATGCCGGCCGCCGTCTGCGTCGTCAGCCGGAGTGCCGACGAGACGAGCGGCGAGCCCGGTTCGCGCGCCCGTTCGCGGGTGACGAGCGTGGAGAGGCCGAGGTCGACGCCGACCTGTGCGAGGGTCACCAGTCCGAGGAACGCCCCGACGTGCCCGAAGTCGGACGGCCCGAGCTGGCGCGCCAGGAGCACGAAGAGCGCCGCTTGCAGCACCGCCGAGAGGGCCCGGCCGCCCGCCACCCAGATGAACTGGGTGCGGAGCCGTGGGGGCCGTCGACGCGCCCCGTCCGGCATCACGCCCTTGCCGTCATCGGTCGAGAGCACGGTCGATACCTCGGGCGAAACGCTGTGCCGCCGCCTCGACGGAGATGTCTCGCACCGCGGCGCGCGCTGCCTCTCGAACGGTCTCCTGGCGGCGTCCGTCGCCCAGGTAGTCGGAGACCAACGACGCGTAGGCCTGCGGCTCGGCGTCCGACCAGAGCGAGGTGCTCTCGTCGAGGTACTCCACCTCCGGGGCATGGAAGTCGTGACGGGTGGTGGCGATCGGCACGCCCATCGCCAGGGCGTCCGCGGCCACCAGCCCTACGCGGCCCGGCATGAGGACGACATCGACGAGGTGGGAGATCGCTCCGAGGTCGTCGGGCGAGAGACGCGGCAGGAGCCGACACCACCGGCTGCGCTGCTCGACCTGCGCCGCGACGTACGAACGCTCGGGTCCGTCCCCGGCCACCCACAACCGGAACCCAGGATCCCCGGCGTGGATCAGGTCCGCCGACTCGAAGAGGAAGGGGAGACGCTTCGATACGTCGTAGGCGCCGACGAAGAGCCCGACCCTCTCGCCGTCCGCTGGCCAGGTGACGACCGACCGACGAGCACTCTCCGGGGACGACGACCCTCGGGCGTCGACGACGGCCTTGGTGTCGGTGCTGTTGCGGACGACAGACAGCTTGTCGGGGTCGACTCCGCTCTGCTCGAGGTGGGCAGCGCCGGCCGCGGTGTAGACGAAGACATGCCGCGAGCGCTTGATCAGCCATCCCTCGAGAGCCGCATCAACCGGGTTGTTGGCGGCAGTGAAGTTGCGCCCGTGTCCCCAGAGCGCGAGCCGGACCCGACGGTCCGCAGCGAGTGCATAGGTCTCCACGTTGCCGCTGGCGAGGCCCGCGACGACCAAGGCCGCCTTACGCGCATCTCGCACCACCGGGCGGTAGGTCACGTTCCGTCCGCGCACGGACAACCGCCGTTGCTTGATCGGCACGGACCAGGGGCCGCTGGTGGCGTTCCCCCGCGCCGCGACGCGGCCCCGGGGCTGGTCGTGCCAGACCTCGAGGGTGAGTCCGCGCTGGCGCATCTCATCGGCCAACGCGTCGAAGAGCGGTGCGCGGTACGTCGGGACGAACGGCTGGACGATGGCGACGGTGCTGGACGCTCGTCCATCGGGGGCCATGGGCCGAAGCGTAGGCGACGTCCAACCTGGCGGTTGTCGCTTCCGGGCATCTCTCGGTCGTGGCCTGCGTCTCGTCCAGGAGGGTGCCCCGGAAGTGGGTCCACTGTCGGCACTCGTGGCCTGTCGGAAGGGCGGGCAGGCGACGGAGGTGCGCGGATCGTGACACCGATGCTGTCACAATCGGCGCATGAGCAAGGGGCGGGCACTCGTGACGGGCGCGGGCGGTCAGGACGGCCACTACCTCGTGCGGTGGCTGCTGGCCAGGGGATACGAGGTCCACGGCTTGGTGCGCGGCGTGGGGGGTGCTGCGACGCGCAGCGACGCCGACGCCGCCCTTCCCGGCCTGCACCACGTGCCCGGTGACCTCACCGACCTCCCCAGCCTCGTGCGCGCACTGCGCGCCGCTCAGCCCGACGAGGTCTACAACCTCGCGTCCATGTCGCACGTCTCCAACTCCTGGGCGACGGCCCAGCTGACGACGGACGTCAACGCCAAGGGCGTCGTCAACATCCTCGAGGCGATCCGTCTCTACGAGGGCGACGACGTCGGCAAGGTCCGCTTCTTCCAGGCGTCGAGCTCGGAGATGTTCGGCAAGGTCCAGGAGGTGCCGCAGCGCGAGACGACGCTGCCGTGGCCGCGCTCGCCGTACGGCGTCGCGAAGACCTTCGGGCACCACGTGACGGTCAACTACCGGGAGTCGTACGGCATGCACGCGTCGTCGGGCATCCTCTTCAACCACGAGTCCCCGCGGCGTCCCCTGGATTTCGTCACCCGGAAGATCTCTCGGGCGGTTGCACGCATCAGCCTCGGCCTCCAGGACGAGCTCGTGCTCGGCAACCTCGACATCGAGCGTGACTGGGGCTTCGCCGGCGACTACGTCGAGGCGATGTGGCTGATGCTCCAGCAGGACGAGCCCGACGACTACGTGATCGCCACGGGGGAGACGCACTCGCTCCGGGAGCTCCTGGACACGGCCTTCCGGGTCGTCGGCATCGACGACTGGAGCCGTTATGTGCGACAGGACCCGGCGTTCATGCGTCCCGCCGATGCCGGGCTCACCGTCGGTGACGCGAGCAAGGCCCGCGAGGTGCTGGGCTGGAAGCCACGCGTGACGTTCGCTGAACTCGTCGCGATGATGGTCGAGCACGACCTGGCCGAGAACCGGCCCTGAGACCACGAACGCCCACCCCCGTGGCGGGGGTGGGCGTTCGGCGTGGGCGGCGCTCAGAGCTGCTTGTGCTGCCCCACCTCTCCCTGGTTCGCGAGCAGGTCGCGGATCTCGGTGAGCAGCGCGATGTCCTCCGGCGTGCCGGGCTCCTCCTTGGGGTCCGGGAAGAAGCGCTCCTTGGCCCGCGTGTACGGCATCACGATCGCGAAGTAGACCACCGCCGCGAGGATGACGAAGGCAATGAGGGCCGTCAGCCAGGGGCCGACGGAGACACCGCCCGGGTTGTAGGTCGAGAAGTCCGGCTGCCCGCCCACCTTGCCGACGATGTCCATGATGAGCGCGACCGTGGCCGTCACCACCGTCGCGAAAGCGCCGCCCATGATGAACGCGACGGCGAGCTCGATGAGGTTGCCGCGCAGCAGGAAGTTCTTGAATCCGGTCATCGCCAGCTCCTTGTCCCGAGGCCCCGGTGCCGGGGCGGTCGGCCCACGACCCTAGTTCGTGAACGCGATGGTGAGGAAGTGCTGGACGGCGGCCCCGGCGAGCGTCACAGCCGTCTCGCGCGGCGCCGCCACCACGACCAATCGACCCCCGAGGCCGGCGGCGCCGACGTCACCGTCACCGGGTGGGAGCGCGACCACGCGGACGTCGCGGGCCGCGGTGCGCGTCGTACCGCTCTCCGCGTCCGTCGCCAGCACGTCCACGACGTCGCCGACACCGAGGAGCGAAGCGACGCCGGCGTCGGGCAGGCGGATCGGCACCGTGACCTCGCCCTCCGCCGGCGCGAGCGCACTGGCGCCCACGATGCGGCGGGTGGTGAGGGGCTCGCGTGCGTCGACGGGGGCGGCGACGACCGTTCCCACGAGCTCGTCGACGCCGAGCCGGCCCGGGGGAGCGGCCTCCGGCGGCACGGCGACCGTCACGAGGTCGGACGCCTCCAGGACCGTTCCGGCCGGCAGGGCCGACGCGGCAACGACCACCGACGTGCTCGGCGGGGGAGCGGGCCGCAGCGCCGCCACGGTCGCGGCGACGGCGACGAGGGCGCACGCCGCGGCCAGCCACCGACGGCGACGGACGAGCGCATGACGCGCGGCGCGCACCCGTTGGGCGGCCGAGGGCCGCGACGCGGCAGAGGGATCCGAGACCATGCGACGACGCTAGGCGGAGAGCGCGATGTGCGCGGTGCCTCATCCACAGGTCGTGGCCGGCCGCGGCGGGTTCCCTAGGATCGGGGGATGACCTGGGTACGCCGCTGCTGCGCTGTCGCGCTGCTCGTCGGCGCCACGGCCTGGGTGGCCTTCGCCGTCACGGCGGCGCACTCGGCCGAGACCAAGATCCTGCTGGAGGTGGGCGGCGGTCACGGTGTCGTCGCCAGCGACCTGCCCCGCGCCCTCGTCTGGCTGCTCGTCGCGGGGCTCAGCGTGCGCGCGCTGCGCTGATCAGCTCGTGCCGAGTTGGCGCCAGCAAAAGTGAAAAAGATTGGCACTCGTGCATGACCATCTAAATATGTTCTCCTGGATGCGGTGCCGCTCGTCATCGGGTGTCGAGTGGGCCACTCGAGATGGGGGAGCGATGAAGACTGCAGGTGGTCGTCGTCGGAGGGCGCTCGTTGCGAGCGCCCTCGTGGTGGGAGTCGCATCGACGCTGGCGGTGCCGACCCTGGCGGCAGCCGAGGAAGGATCGGTCGAACCGCCCGTGGGTGCTGCGGCCCGTGGTGTGCCGCAAGCCGTGGTCGAGCTGGGCGTGCTGGAGGAGGCCGTGCCGCTCGACAGCTCGCCGGTCGGGTCGCTCGACATCGCGGGCGGCGAGGTCTCGCTCGACCTCGGCGAGGGTGCCCCGGTGTCGGTGCAGCTGCCCACCGCTGGTCGGCTCGATGCGGCAACGCAGGTGCGAGGCGACGCGGGGGAGGGGTTCGGTGTCGCAGTCGTGCCCACCGCGGAGGGAGTGCAGCTCGTCGTGGCGATCGACGCGGCGTCGAGTCCTGAATCCTTCGACTTCGAGCTCGACCTGCCCGAAGGCTTCGCCCCCGAGGTGACGTCGGACGGGGCGGTCGCGCTCCGTGACGCCGACGGTGCCGAGGTGGGATACGTCGAGCAGCCGTGGGCCTTCGACGCCACCGGTGCGCCGGTGGAGACCCGGTTCGTCGTCCAGGGCGACACGCTGACGCAGGTCGTGGAGCACGCGGAGGCCGACGTCACGTACCCGATCACCGCTGTTCCCACGATCAAGGGCTGCAACTGGCAGACGGCGACGTGTGTGACCTTCTCCAAGAGCGAGACCCGGAGGATCGCCGACCAGTCCACCAATGCGGCGGGTGTCGGTGCCCTCTGCGGACTTCTGCCGCACGCCCTCATCCGGGTGGGATGCGGTGTCGCGTTCGTGCCCATCTGGAACTCCGTGAAGGGCACCTTTAAGAAGGCGAAGCGGGAAGGCAAGTGCGTCGAGGTGAAGCTCAACCGCATCCCGCCGGCCTACAACACGCCGATCGGGTGGAAGGTGGTCGGATGTTGACCCGAGCCCTGGCGGAAGACGTGCTGACCGTCGTGGCGGCGGCCGTCGTCACGGCAGTGATCGCCGCGCTCTTCTTCAACACGGCCGACTACTGGCGCTTCGCCGCCGCGAGCGTCGCTGCCTTTGCGGCCGGGGTGCTGCTGCGGCGCCTGTACCTCGTCGCCCAGAGCCGCCGGTCGTCGTCCGGCGGGGGCGGAGCCAGTTGAGGCGCGTCGCGCCCGCGTCCGTCCCTCAGGTGGACGCGGGCGTCGACGTGCTGCTGGAGGTGCTGCTCGACGAGCTCGACGTCTCGGACTTCGTGGACGTGCTCGACGACGAGCTGTCGCTGCTGGAGCTGCCCGAGCTGCCCGACGAGCTCGAGCTCGACGACGTACCGGCGCTCGAGGACGTGTCGGTGCCACGGCTGTCGTTGCGGTAGAAGCCCGAGCCCTTGAACACCACGCCGACCGCGTTGAAGAGCTTGCGCAGCTTGCCGTGGCACACGGGGCACTCGGTGAGCGCGTCGTCCGAGAACTTCTGGACCTGCTCGAAGGCGTGACCGCACTCGGTGCAGGCGTACTGGTAGGTGGGCACGTGAGACCTCCGGAGAACGTGACGTCGAGCGAGAGATTGGCACTCTCGAGCCTCGACTGCCAAGTCTAGGCGCTCGCCGGAGGCGGCGGTCACCAGTCCAGGAGGTCGGCGTCCGCTAGCTCGCTGAACGCCGTGCAGCCGCACGCCTCGGTGCATCCGTGGGGTGCGCGCGCCTCGTGGAGGAAGGCGAGGTGGTCGCAGGAGCAGCGCTGCTCGTGCGGCAGGTTGACGGCCATGCGGGTGACTATGGCCACTCCGCGCGCGTTTCTAACCTGCTGGAGGGAAGTCCGCGCGGATCTTGCGCAACCTCTCAGGACTTGTTCAGGACCTGCGGAAACCCACGACGCGGTGGGGCATGCAGGCCAGCACAAGAGCGGCGATCCAGCCCAGCGCGGTCCAGCCCAGCAGCAGGTTGATCCAGAAGACGCCCCAGGCGTTCTGCTTGCCGCGGAGCGCGGCGATCATCCACGGCAGCATGTAGCCGAGGGTCAGCACCGCCACGACGATGCTGACGATCGAGCTGGCCGGGCGGCCCTTCTTGTCGGTGACGACGGCGTCCATGCCGTTCATCCTCCCCGACGGGTGGTGGCGGCTCAGACGGTGATGGTGCCCGTGACCGCGCCGGTGCGGCTGTCGACGACCTCGAGCACGAGGCCGTCGCCCGAGAGCGGCAGGTTGACGACGGTCGTCCCCGGTACGACGTCGCAGTTGAGGAAGGCGCCGTCCCCGGAGGGCATCGACGCCAGGACCAGGGCCTCGAAGGCCCGGTTGGACGAGATGGTGAGCGTGCTGCCCTCGGCAGCGAGGTCGACGTGCATGGTGAGCTCCCGTGAATCCGACGACGGACCCCAGATCCGTCGTTCCCTCTCCCTGAGAGGAGTCTGAGCCCTACTCGGGGGTACGCGTGCATCGTGCACGTAAACACTGCGTGACGCCGTCGTTGGGCGGTGCCAAAAACGAATACCGCGGCAGGGTATCAATTATCCGGCGGCGCGGACGCGAGGTCCTCGCCCCCCAGTTCCGGCCACCTGTCCGGTCCGGCGGGCTCGGTGACGGTGTTCGGCCAAGACGAGGGCTCCGGATCGGTAGAGTCCTTGCGACCCCGTCGTCGACTCGAGGAGCCCCATGCGCGACGCCCAGCGCCCGAGCACGACCCGACGCGCCGTGCTGCGGACTGCCGCATGGACCGCTCCGGCCATCGCCGCCGTCGCGGCGGCGCCGGCCCACGCGGCGAGCACGCCGGGGTCGCTCCTCGCCATCTTCGGTGCGACCGGCATCACGGACGCGCCCATTCCGGGCTACGTCTTCATCGGGGCCTCGGGCATGTCGGTCACGTCGTCCACGGCGCTGGCTGCCGGCGACCTCACGCTCGTCGCCCGTCTCGTCCCGCAGAGCGCCAGCTTGTCGGCCAGTCGCTTCGTCCCCGGATGGCAGCTCGTCTCGAACGACGGGCTGACCGCGACCTACCAGTACCCGAGCGCGGTGACGGCCGGCGCCGTCGTGCCGTTCCCCGACGGCGCCTTCCTCGCCGTCCAGGAGGGCGTGGCGGTCGCCGTCCACCTCGTCTTCAGCGCCACCGGAGCAGGCAGCTCGCAGGAGCTCGTCATCGAGACGGGGAGCACGCAACCCGCGGCTCGTCAGGCGCCGGCCTCCTCGTCGTCCGCGCTGCCCTGGGACTAGGCCGACCAGACCCCGTCGACGGTCAGCGCGCCGTCGACCGCCCGGTCGTGGGCCTCGGCCGGCACGGGCAGCCCGACCTCCTCCGGGTGCAGCACGACGAGCAGCGGCGCGTGCGGCGCCGCGTCGCCGAGGGCCCGGTCGTAGGCGCCCCCGCCCCGCCCCAGCCGCATCCCGTCCGGCCCCATCGCGAGACCCGGCAGCAGCACGAGGTCGGCGCGCCCGAGCCCGTGGGGCGCCGCGGCGGGCTCGAGCAGCCCGCGCTCGGCGGCGACGAGGGCGTCGCGCGCGACGTACCGACCCCACGTCATCGACCAGTCCGGTCGCAAGGCGGGGAGCAGGACCTCGACCCCGCGCGCGACCAGGGCGTCGAGGAGGGGGAGGGTGCGCGGCTCGCTGCCCACCCCGACGTACGCCGCGACGCACCCCCCGGCGGCGACCACGGCCGCCAGCGGCTCGGTGCGGAGGGCGGCCTCGGCCAGGGCGGTCCCGTAGGCCTCGCGGGCGGTGTCGTCCCGGCGTTCCCGCAGGTCGAGGACGGTGCGTCGGAGGGCGCGCTTGGCCTCGCGTGCCCCACCCGTCGGGACGGGTTGTGCAGGAGGATGTGTGGACGGCACCGATCAAGCCTACGATCGCGCTCATGGGTAGCCCTGGCCTGAAGAAGGCGGCCGCGAAGATGCGGGACGCCGGCGTCGACGACACCGCGGTGGAGGTGTTCGCGCACTACTACCGGCTGCTCGAGCACGGCGAGACCGGCATGATCGCGGAGGACACGATCGAGCCGCTCGACATGCCGGCGCTGACCGACGTCGAGGTCGACGAGCAGGTCGGAGCGGAGGCGCTCGCCGCCACGGTCGTCATCAAGCTCAACGGCGGCCTCGGCACGTCGATGGGCATGGACCGCGCGAAGTCGCTGCTCTGCGTGCGCAAGGGCCTGTCCTTCCTCGACATCATCGCGCGGCAGACGCTGCGGCTGCGGGAGAAGTACGACGCGCGCATCCCGCTCGTGCTCATGAACTCGTTCCGCACGTCGGCGGACACGCTGGCGGCCCTGGAGCGGTACGACGCGCTCCCCGTCGACGGCCTGCCGCTGGAGTTCCTGCAGAACAAGGAGCCCAAGCTCCGGGTCAGCGACCTCGAGCCCGTCGAGTTCCCCAACGACCCCGACCTCGAGTGGTGCCCGCCCGGCCACGGCGACATCTACACGGCGCTGCTGGGCACGGGCCTGCTCGACGCGATGATCGCGCAGGGCTACCGCTACGCGTTCGTCTCCAACTCCGACAACCTCGGCGCCGTCGCCGACCCGAAGGTGGCCGGCTGGTTCGCCTCCTCGGGCGCGCCGTTCGCGATCGAGGCCGTGCGCCGCACGGCGTCGGACCGCAAGGGCGGCCACTTCGCCCGCCGCAGCTCCGACGGCCGCATCATCCTGCGTGAGACCGCGCAGACCCGCGACGAGGACAAGGACGCGCTGGCCGACCTCGACCGGCACCGCTACATGTCGACCAACAACCTCTGGTTCGACCTCCACGCGATGAAGAAGACGCTGACCGAGCGCCAGGGCGTGCTCGGACTCCCGCTCATCAAGAACGTGAAGAACGTCGACCCGGCCGACTCCTCCACCGAGAAGGTCGTGCAGATCGAGACCGCGATGGGTGCCGCCATCGAGGTGTTCGAGGGAGCGCAGACGATCGAGGTCGGTCGCGAGCGGTTCATCCCGGTGAAGACGACCAACGACCTGCTCGTGCTGCGCAGCGACATCTACGCGATCGGCGACGACTTCGTGCTCGACCAGGTGGCGACCGACGTGCCCTTCATCGACCTCGACGGCGACGTCTACAAGCTGGTCGGCGACTTCGACCGCCGCTTCCCCGAGGGTGCCCCGTCGCTCAAGGAGGCCACCGCGCTCCGCGTCCGCGGCGACTGGACCTTCGGCAAGGGCGTCACCGTCAAGGGCGAGGTCGAGCTCGACGAGGCTCCTTCGGCGCAGCGCCTCGACCCGGGTACCGTGCTCGGAGGCTGACCTCGTCCGAGGGCAGCCCGCCCGACCGCCGAACCGAGGAGCCTGATGCCTGACGCGACCTCCCTGATCGGCGTACCGGAGTTCTTCGAGCGCGTGATGGACGTCGTCCACCCGCTCGCGCCGATGTCGCACTCGCTGCAGGAGGCCTCCGGGCTGGCGTGTGCGGAGGACGTGGCAGCGCCGGTGGCGCTGCCGTCCTTCGACAACGCCGCCATGGACGGCTATGCCGTGGTCGCCTCCGACGTCGTCACCGCGAGCGAGGACCACCCCGTCCACCTGCCCGTCGTGGGCGAGATCGGCGCCGGCCAGGCGCGGATCATGGCGCTCAGCCCCGGCACCGCCGCGAAGATCATGACCGGCGCCCCCGTGCCCGCCGGGTGCGACACCGTCGTGCCCTACGAGTGGACCGACCGCGGCGTCGCCCAGGTGCGGATCGAGCGCGCCCCCGCCGTCGGCCAGCACATCCGCAACCGCGGTGAGGACGTGGCGGCCGGCGAGGTCGTCGTCTCCGCCGGCACCGTGCTCGGCCCGCGCCAGATCGGCCTGCTCGCCGCCGTCGGCCGCTCCCACGTGCTCGCCCGCCCCCGCCCGCGCGTCGTGGTCGTCTCCACCGGCTCCGAGCTGCGCGACCCCGGCGACGAGGTCGGCCACGACTCGATCTACGACGGCAACTCCTACATGCTCGCCGCCGCGGCTCGGGCCGCCGGCGCGGTCTCCTACCGCGTCGGCATCGTGCCCGACGACCCGGGCGCGTTCCTCGAGGCCGTGCACGACCAGCTCGTGCGGGCCGACCTCGTCATCACCTCCGGAGGGGTCAGCGCGGGCGACTACGACGTCGTGAAGGCGGCGCTCGGCTCGGCCAGCTCCGGCGCGGACGTCTGGTTCGGCGGCGTCGCCATGCAGCCCGGCAAGCCGCAGGGCGTCGGCGTCATCGGCGACGACCGGACGCCGATCGTCACGCTGCCGGGCAATCCCGTCTCGGCGTACGTCTCCTTCGAGGTGTTCGTGCTCCCCGCGATCCGCAAGCTCATGGGGCTGGCGCCCTACGCGCGGCCGCTGCGCCGCGCCGCGCTCACCCACCCGGTCTCCTCGATCGCCGGTCGGCGGCAGTTCCTGCGCGGGGAGTACTCCGTGCCCACCGGCGTCGGCGGCAACGTCGCGCGCAGCGCGAGCGTCACGCCCGTCGGCGGCCCCGGCTCCCACCTGCTGGGCGACCTCGCGGCCTCCAACGCCCTCATCGTCATCCCGGAGAGCGTCACGCACGTCGAGGCGGGCCAACCCGTGCACGTGCTCGCCCTCGACGAGCAGTTCTGAGGCCGTGGTGACGACACCCCCCGAGGGCTCCCGCCTCACCCACGTCGACGAGCGCGGCGCCGCCCGCATGGTCGACGTCTCCGCGAAGACCGTCACGACGCGCACCGCGACGGCCACCGGCCGCGTGCTCGTGTCGCCGACCGTCGTCGCTCTCCTGCGGGGGGAGGGCGTGCCCAAGGGGGACGCGCTCGCCGTGGCCCGCATCGCCGGGATCATGGGCGCCAAGCAGACCCCCGCCCTCGTGCCGCTGTGCCACCCGCTCTCGCTCTCCGGCGTCACCGTCGACCTCGAGGTCGCCGACGACGCCGTGGAGATCAGCGCCACCGTGCGCACCGCCGACCGCACCGGCGTCGAGATGGAGGCCCTCACCGCCGTCTCCGTCGCCGCGCTCACCGTCGTCGACATGGTCAAGGCGGTCGACAAGCTCGCCGTCATCAGCGACGTGCGCGTCGAGGCGAAGTCCGGGGGCAAGTCGGGGGACTGGACGCGATGAGCGCGGTCCCGGGACTCCCCGCCGCGGTGGTCGTCGCCTCCAACCGCGCCGCCGCCGGCGTGTACGACGACACCACCGGCCCGCTGCTCGTCGAGGCCCTGCGGGCCTGGGGCTTCGCGACGGCCGATCCTGTCGTCGTACCGGACGGGGCGCCCGTGGGGGAGGCCATCGACAGCGCCGTACGGGCGGGGGCGCGGGTCGTGCTCACCACCGGCGGCACCGGCCTGACGCCCACCGACCGCACGCCCGAGGTCACCCGCCCC
This Nocardioides alkalitolerans DNA region includes the following protein-coding sequences:
- a CDS encoding lipopolysaccharide biosynthesis protein; this translates as MLSTDDGKGVMPDGARRRPPRLRTQFIWVAGGRALSAVLQAALFVLLARQLGPSDFGHVGAFLGLVTLAQVGVDLGLSTLVTRERAREPGSPLVSSALRLTTQTAAGILGLLAAGLLVAGWLLDPVYFQMLPLALWAALERNADVRLSLAFADGDAKVNVQNIVGRRALSIAIFAAWAPFTDSPVLAFSMASAIAAFVANAAARWATRDRALGEATVSTLEVLRAARPYWVNSVATQARNVDAALVAGLAGAHQSGLYASGSRITTPLRILPTSLASILIPHAARSQATRAGARRSLRIAGLASLAASVLYLVIAATVPFVVVPLLGAAYDEAIPVMVIVVLGLPFAAAASLVGSVLQGVGDARGVASSSTASTVFCIAGVAAAAPFLGAAGAALMLSMSYVIQVAALGLRARRTLRTLP
- a CDS encoding glycosyltransferase family 4 protein translates to MAPDGRASSTVAIVQPFVPTYRAPLFDALADEMRQRGLTLEVWHDQPRGRVAARGNATSGPWSVPIKQRRLSVRGRNVTYRPVVRDARKAALVVAGLASGNVETYALAADRRVRLALWGHGRNFTAANNPVDAALEGWLIKRSRHVFVYTAAGAAHLEQSGVDPDKLSVVRNSTDTKAVVDARGSSSPESARRSVVTWPADGERVGLFVGAYDVSKRLPFLFESADLIHAGDPGFRLWVAGDGPERSYVAAQVEQRSRWCRLLPRLSPDDLGAISHLVDVVLMPGRVGLVAADALAMGVPIATTRHDFHAPEVEYLDESTSLWSDAEPQAYASLVSDYLGDGRRQETVREAARAAVRDISVEAAAQRFARGIDRALDR
- a CDS encoding GDP-mannose 4,6-dehydratase, with product MSKGRALVTGAGGQDGHYLVRWLLARGYEVHGLVRGVGGAATRSDADAALPGLHHVPGDLTDLPSLVRALRAAQPDEVYNLASMSHVSNSWATAQLTTDVNAKGVVNILEAIRLYEGDDVGKVRFFQASSSEMFGKVQEVPQRETTLPWPRSPYGVAKTFGHHVTVNYRESYGMHASSGILFNHESPRRPLDFVTRKISRAVARISLGLQDELVLGNLDIERDWGFAGDYVEAMWLMLQQDEPDDYVIATGETHSLRELLDTAFRVVGIDDWSRYVRQDPAFMRPADAGLTVGDASKAREVLGWKPRVTFAELVAMMVEHDLAENRP
- a CDS encoding MscL family protein, with product MTGFKNFLLRGNLIELAVAFIMGGAFATVVTATVALIMDIVGKVGGQPDFSTYNPGGVSVGPWLTALIAFVILAAVVYFAIVMPYTRAKERFFPDPKEEPGTPEDIALLTEIRDLLANQGEVGQHKQL
- a CDS encoding SAF domain-containing protein, translated to MVSDPSAASRPSAAQRVRAARHALVRRRRWLAAACALVAVAATVAALRPAPPPSTSVVVAASALPAGTVLEASDLVTVAVPPEAAPPGRLGVDELVGTVVAAPVDAREPLTTRRIVGASALAPAEGEVTVPIRLPDAGVASLLGVGDVVDVLATDAESGTTRTAARDVRVVALPPGDGDVGAAGLGGRLVVVAAPRETAVTLAGAAVQHFLTIAFTN
- a CDS encoding superinfection immunity protein, with translation MDAVVTDKKGRPASSIVSIVVAVLTLGYMLPWMIAALRGKQNAWGVFWINLLLGWTALGWIAALVLACMPHRVVGFRRS
- a CDS encoding 5-formyltetrahydrofolate cyclo-ligase, whose amino-acid sequence is MPSTHPPAQPVPTGGAREAKRALRRTVLDLRERRDDTAREAYGTALAEAALRTEPLAAVVAAGGCVAAYVGVGSEPRTLPLLDALVARGVEVLLPALRPDWSMTWGRYVARDALVAAERGLLEPAAAPHGLGRADLVLLPGLAMGPDGMRLGRGGGAYDRALGDAAPHAPLLVVLHPEEVGLPVPAEAHDRAVDGALTVDGVWSA
- a CDS encoding UTP--glucose-1-phosphate uridylyltransferase; translated protein: MGSPGLKKAAAKMRDAGVDDTAVEVFAHYYRLLEHGETGMIAEDTIEPLDMPALTDVEVDEQVGAEALAATVVIKLNGGLGTSMGMDRAKSLLCVRKGLSFLDIIARQTLRLREKYDARIPLVLMNSFRTSADTLAALERYDALPVDGLPLEFLQNKEPKLRVSDLEPVEFPNDPDLEWCPPGHGDIYTALLGTGLLDAMIAQGYRYAFVSNSDNLGAVADPKVAGWFASSGAPFAIEAVRRTASDRKGGHFARRSSDGRIILRETAQTRDEDKDALADLDRHRYMSTNNLWFDLHAMKKTLTERQGVLGLPLIKNVKNVDPADSSTEKVVQIETAMGAAIEVFEGAQTIEVGRERFIPVKTTNDLLVLRSDIYAIGDDFVLDQVATDVPFIDLDGDVYKLVGDFDRRFPEGAPSLKEATALRVRGDWTFGKGVTVKGEVELDEAPSAQRLDPGTVLGG
- a CDS encoding molybdopterin molybdotransferase MoeA: MPDATSLIGVPEFFERVMDVVHPLAPMSHSLQEASGLACAEDVAAPVALPSFDNAAMDGYAVVASDVVTASEDHPVHLPVVGEIGAGQARIMALSPGTAAKIMTGAPVPAGCDTVVPYEWTDRGVAQVRIERAPAVGQHIRNRGEDVAAGEVVVSAGTVLGPRQIGLLAAVGRSHVLARPRPRVVVVSTGSELRDPGDEVGHDSIYDGNSYMLAAAARAAGAVSYRVGIVPDDPGAFLEAVHDQLVRADLVITSGGVSAGDYDVVKAALGSASSGADVWFGGVAMQPGKPQGVGVIGDDRTPIVTLPGNPVSAYVSFEVFVLPAIRKLMGLAPYARPLRRAALTHPVSSIAGRRQFLRGEYSVPTGVGGNVARSASVTPVGGPGSHLLGDLAASNALIVIPESVTHVEAGQPVHVLALDEQF
- the moaC gene encoding cyclic pyranopterin monophosphate synthase MoaC; protein product: MTTPPEGSRLTHVDERGAARMVDVSAKTVTTRTATATGRVLVSPTVVALLRGEGVPKGDALAVARIAGIMGAKQTPALVPLCHPLSLSGVTVDLEVADDAVEISATVRTADRTGVEMEALTAVSVAALTVVDMVKAVDKLAVISDVRVEAKSGGKSGDWTR
- a CDS encoding MogA/MoaB family molybdenum cofactor biosynthesis protein is translated as MSAVPGLPAAVVVASNRAAAGVYDDTTGPLLVEALRAWGFATADPVVVPDGAPVGEAIDSAVRAGARVVLTTGGTGLTPTDRTPEVTRPLLDREVPGIAEAIRAAGVAKGVPTAVLSRGLAGVAGRCLVVNLPGSRGGVKDALGVLADVVPHAVDQIGGGDHPRTDA